From one Rhizobium rosettiformans genomic stretch:
- a CDS encoding transposase domain-containing protein: protein MMVSLSTIRSVSASHGYPVDKTSLIRRLDRDGVLRVQERVHRGQEGFVYDFESLPEVLRVALRDRVGAAPSANKVAWERYYQAPRSLREDAEGRLSMVQDLFRLVNAGRGIVEAQVEVSEAHRVSVPTVKRAWKAIRNVPEADWLPALVKDYRPRQKEDIPQEILNYFFADYGRVEQPQLQAVWERTVRAAAKHGWGQVPSAKTLKRRWEALPPDVRILWRDGEDALQNAYPHAERDRSGMKPLDMISLDGREWDLFVRLPGHAGEEGRIVRVCVVMVQDVATNMMLAYHIGETESADAYRRALCQSFVSYGIAKVAQFDNTRAAANKTITGGAKKRNRFKIKDTDLPGILPRVGCEPIFTKPYNGRSKTVERGFAEVKERSEKDPRCAGAYTGRNPTEKPENYAETAIDLATFEQVLAEAVEHYNTRTDRKSKVAYKISHRQAFEAGLETTQVRQLAEKQRRYFFFTAKRVTVSPSGTVSIGKRPFMNRFHHEALLAFAGEEVVFFYDPDNHKAPAWAETVDGRRITDDIVCIEASGFSSTEDAKAYEREKRKSIKATKAKADAIGRMSQIEMKSALAPLPIDKPPSPPIVQPIFTRTPTVSRTDNMDQLAEVLRLARRGMEIEKRAVGFDD from the coding sequence ATGATGGTCAGCCTCTCCACAATCCGATCTGTTTCCGCAAGCCACGGATATCCCGTCGATAAAACGAGTTTAATCAGACGTTTGGATAGAGACGGCGTTCTTCGAGTTCAAGAGCGCGTGCATCGCGGTCAGGAAGGGTTCGTCTATGATTTTGAGTCGCTCCCTGAGGTCCTTCGAGTAGCTTTGCGCGACCGGGTTGGGGCTGCACCATCGGCGAACAAAGTGGCCTGGGAAAGATACTATCAGGCACCTCGTTCCCTCAGGGAAGACGCCGAGGGCCGTCTGTCGATGGTGCAGGACCTGTTTCGCCTCGTCAATGCTGGGCGCGGTATCGTCGAAGCCCAAGTTGAAGTGTCTGAGGCGCATCGGGTCAGTGTCCCAACGGTAAAGCGAGCCTGGAAAGCAATCCGCAACGTACCTGAAGCCGACTGGCTTCCCGCCCTCGTCAAGGACTACAGGCCACGCCAGAAAGAGGATATCCCGCAGGAAATCCTCAATTATTTCTTCGCTGACTACGGGCGCGTCGAACAACCACAGCTACAGGCTGTCTGGGAACGCACGGTGCGTGCCGCTGCCAAACACGGCTGGGGCCAAGTGCCGAGCGCGAAGACCCTCAAGCGGCGCTGGGAGGCGTTGCCGCCGGATGTTCGCATTCTCTGGCGTGACGGCGAAGATGCATTGCAAAATGCGTATCCGCATGCCGAGCGGGATCGTTCCGGCATGAAACCGCTGGACATGATCAGCCTGGACGGACGCGAATGGGATTTGTTCGTTCGTCTTCCCGGCCATGCGGGCGAAGAGGGCCGGATCGTTCGCGTTTGCGTCGTCATGGTGCAGGACGTGGCAACAAACATGATGCTCGCCTATCACATCGGCGAAACGGAAAGCGCCGATGCCTATCGCAGAGCGCTTTGTCAGTCGTTCGTGAGCTACGGCATCGCAAAGGTGGCCCAGTTCGACAACACCCGCGCCGCCGCGAACAAGACGATCACCGGAGGGGCGAAGAAGCGCAACCGCTTCAAGATCAAGGATACCGATCTTCCTGGCATCCTGCCCCGAGTCGGCTGCGAACCGATCTTCACAAAGCCCTATAACGGTCGTTCAAAGACCGTTGAAAGAGGCTTTGCCGAGGTTAAGGAGCGCTCTGAGAAGGACCCGCGTTGCGCTGGAGCCTACACCGGGCGCAACCCTACCGAAAAGCCTGAAAACTATGCGGAAACCGCCATCGACCTCGCTACTTTTGAGCAGGTCCTTGCCGAGGCCGTCGAGCACTACAACACCCGCACAGACCGCAAGAGCAAGGTGGCTTACAAAATCTCGCACCGTCAGGCCTTTGAGGCAGGACTTGAGACAACGCAGGTTCGCCAACTGGCGGAGAAGCAGCGCCGCTATTTCTTCTTCACGGCGAAGCGCGTGACGGTGTCGCCATCTGGCACCGTCTCCATCGGCAAACGGCCCTTCATGAACCGCTTTCATCATGAGGCTCTGCTGGCATTTGCAGGCGAAGAAGTCGTCTTCTTCTACGATCCAGACAACCACAAGGCTCCCGCCTGGGCAGAAACGGTCGATGGTCGCAGGATCACCGATGACATCGTCTGCATCGAAGCGAGCGGCTTCTCTTCCACAGAGGATGCTAAGGCATACGAACGCGAAAAGCGTAAATCTATCAAGGCCACGAAGGCCAAGGCCGATGCTATCGGACGAATGTCGCAGATCGAAATGAAGTCGGCCCTTGCGCCGTTGCCAATCGATAAGCCGCCGTCGCCGCCCATCGTTCAACCCATCTTCACCAGGACGCCAACCGTCTCACGGACGGACAACATGGACCAACTGGCCGAAGTTCTCCGGCTCGCTCGCCGAGGCATGGAGATCGAGAAACGCGCAGTCGGCTTTGACGACTGA
- a CDS encoding AAA family ATPase: MDRDQNSTPPPEQQQGDPTRVYVPTPTSQHILATLEFAKEDGEIVSISGMPGIGKTQSLKQLQQTSRNVWYCEFSDDTSSVFATLTEIAVALGINEVPSKPDDVRRQIVRRVQGSQGIILCDEAQHLNHKGFEVIRTIHDRSGVAIAFCGHLDLADKIARLPQLSGRITAPLRIGAARAEDADALFDAWGLTDKRSREYLRRYAANATGLRRIAKAFRQARRMALGAQKPISFEHIRAAWASLQETVIEA, translated from the coding sequence ATGGACAGAGACCAGAATAGTACGCCACCGCCCGAACAGCAACAGGGCGACCCGACACGGGTTTACGTGCCGACTCCGACTTCCCAGCATATTCTGGCAACGCTGGAATTCGCCAAGGAAGACGGGGAAATCGTCTCGATCTCGGGCATGCCTGGGATCGGTAAAACGCAGTCTCTCAAGCAGCTTCAGCAAACCTCGCGGAATGTCTGGTACTGCGAATTCTCCGACGACACGTCCAGCGTCTTCGCCACTCTGACGGAGATCGCCGTAGCCCTTGGCATCAACGAGGTGCCGAGCAAGCCCGACGACGTGCGCCGCCAGATTGTCCGGCGCGTACAGGGATCGCAGGGGATTATCCTTTGCGATGAAGCCCAGCACCTCAACCACAAGGGCTTCGAGGTCATCAGGACCATCCATGACCGCAGCGGCGTTGCAATCGCGTTCTGCGGCCATCTGGACCTTGCCGACAAGATCGCTCGCCTTCCCCAGCTTTCGGGCCGCATCACGGCTCCGCTGCGGATCGGCGCGGCTCGCGCTGAAGATGCTGACGCACTCTTCGACGCGTGGGGTCTGACGGATAAGCGCTCGCGGGAATACCTGCGCCGCTATGCGGCCAATGCCACAGGCCTGCGCCGGATTGCCAAGGCCTTCAGGCAGGCTCGCCGGATGGCCCTGGGAGCCCAAAAGCCGATCTCTTTCGAGCACATCCGCGCCGCCTGGGCGTCTCTCCAAGAAACCGTCATCGAAGCGTGA
- a CDS encoding regulatory protein GemA yields MARSSAVAPATKKQIALLHVAKRELGLTDDDYRAILARHGHCNSSADLNASGFTSVMKYMAALGFKSTSATPSGFGERRGMASPAQIDLIRALWLKYHGEADDKEAALNNWLTRFHKVSALRFVDVAKASKIITALKRMTSRKKNES; encoded by the coding sequence ATGGCCAGAAGTAGCGCCGTCGCACCCGCGACCAAGAAGCAGATTGCCCTTCTGCATGTAGCCAAGCGGGAGCTGGGGCTCACCGATGACGATTACCGGGCAATTCTTGCCAGACACGGCCATTGTAACAGTTCCGCCGACCTCAACGCCTCGGGCTTCACCAGCGTCATGAAATACATGGCGGCGCTGGGCTTCAAATCGACCTCTGCCACGCCTTCCGGCTTTGGTGAGCGGCGTGGAATGGCAAGCCCTGCCCAGATCGATCTCATACGGGCGTTGTGGCTGAAGTATCACGGCGAGGCAGACGACAAGGAAGCGGCCCTCAATAACTGGCTGACCCGCTTCCACAAGGTATCGGCGCTCCGCTTCGTTGATGTTGCTAAGGCATCGAAGATCATCACCGCCCTGAAGCGGATGACCTCTCGGAAGAAAAACGAAAGCTAA
- the urtD gene encoding urea ABC transporter ATP-binding protein UrtD gives MSEKTTSSLLYLDGVSVSFDGFKALNSLSFIVEPGELRAIIGPNGAGKTTMMDIITGKTRPDEGEVFFDGGKIDLTKKDEAEIAQLGIGRKFQKPTVFESHTVWDNLELALNRKRGVFATLFYRLTSEDKARIEEILETVRLTHRKDEFAANLSHGQKQWLEIGMLLAQEPKLLLVDEPVAGMTDAETAETAILLKEIAKTRSVVVVEHDMGFIRDLGVKVTCLAEGSVLAEGSIDFVSNDQKVIENYLGR, from the coding sequence ATGAGCGAAAAGACCACGTCCAGCCTGCTCTATCTCGACGGTGTCTCCGTCTCCTTCGACGGCTTCAAGGCGCTGAACTCGCTCTCCTTCATCGTCGAGCCGGGTGAACTCCGCGCCATCATCGGCCCGAACGGCGCCGGCAAGACGACGATGATGGACATCATCACCGGCAAGACCCGGCCGGACGAGGGCGAGGTCTTCTTCGATGGCGGCAAGATCGATTTGACCAAGAAGGACGAGGCCGAGATCGCCCAGCTCGGGATCGGCCGCAAGTTCCAGAAACCGACCGTGTTTGAGAGCCATACCGTCTGGGACAATCTGGAACTTGCGCTGAACCGCAAGCGCGGCGTCTTTGCCACGCTCTTCTATCGGCTGACGTCCGAAGACAAGGCGCGCATCGAGGAGATCCTCGAGACGGTGCGTCTGACTCACCGCAAGGACGAGTTCGCCGCCAATCTATCCCATGGCCAGAAGCAGTGGCTGGAGATCGGCATGCTGCTCGCCCAGGAGCCCAAGCTTCTGCTCGTCGACGAGCCGGTCGCCGGCATGACCGATGCCGAGACGGCGGAAACCGCTATTCTCCTGAAGGAAATCGCGAAGACGCGTTCCGTCGTCGTCGTCGAACACGACATGGGCTTCATCCGCGATCTCGGCGTCAAGGTCACCTGCCTGGCGGAAGGGTCGGTCTTGGCGGAAGGGTCGATCGATTTCGTCTCGAACGACCAGAAGGTCATCGAGAACTATCTGGGGCGGTGA
- the urtC gene encoding urea ABC transporter permease subunit UrtC: MITGFILRALEGKILIAAGILVAFALLIPALNLLMPPDSPLHVPTYIMSLLGKYLCYALLALALDLVWGYCGILSLGHGAFFALGGYAMGMYLMRQIGSRGVYGDPILPDFMVFLNWKELPWFWYGMDMFPVAMAMVVIVPGLLAFVFGWFAFRSRVNGVYLSIITQAMTYALMLAFFRNDMGFGGNNGLTDYKEILGFSVQASGTRAVLFALSAIFLALCLVIASGITRSKFGKVLVGVRDAESRVRFLGYRVENIKLFTFVVSAMMAGIAGALFVPQVGIINPGEFAPANSIEVVVWTAVGGRGTLIGPIIGAILVNVGKSYFTGAFPDLWLFALGGLFIFVTLFLPKGIVGTVQAYLAKRKDYAREADKDAANSDVKPQSAPVAAE; encoded by the coding sequence ATGATTACCGGCTTCATCTTACGCGCACTCGAAGGCAAGATCCTGATTGCCGCCGGCATCCTCGTCGCCTTTGCATTGCTCATTCCGGCGCTCAATCTCCTGATGCCACCGGACAGCCCGCTGCATGTGCCGACCTACATCATGTCGCTGCTCGGCAAGTATCTCTGCTATGCACTGCTGGCGCTGGCCCTCGATCTTGTCTGGGGCTATTGCGGCATCCTTTCGCTCGGCCACGGCGCCTTCTTCGCGCTCGGTGGCTACGCGATGGGCATGTATCTGATGCGCCAGATCGGCTCTCGCGGCGTCTATGGCGATCCCATCCTGCCAGACTTCATGGTCTTCCTGAACTGGAAGGAACTGCCGTGGTTCTGGTACGGCATGGACATGTTCCCCGTCGCCATGGCGATGGTAGTGATCGTTCCTGGCCTGCTCGCCTTCGTCTTCGGCTGGTTCGCCTTCCGCTCCCGCGTCAACGGCGTCTATCTGTCGATCATCACCCAGGCGATGACATATGCGCTGATGCTCGCCTTCTTCCGCAATGACATGGGCTTTGGCGGCAATAACGGTCTCACGGACTACAAGGAGATCCTCGGCTTCTCCGTCCAGGCGTCCGGCACGCGCGCCGTGCTCTTTGCGCTCTCGGCGATCTTCCTCGCACTCTGCCTGGTGATCGCATCGGGCATCACGCGGTCGAAATTCGGCAAGGTGCTGGTCGGTGTGCGTGATGCGGAAAGCCGTGTGCGTTTCCTCGGCTACCGCGTCGAGAACATCAAGCTCTTCACCTTCGTCGTCTCGGCGATGATGGCGGGCATTGCCGGCGCGCTCTTCGTGCCGCAGGTCGGCATCATCAATCCCGGCGAGTTTGCCCCGGCCAACTCCATCGAGGTGGTCGTGTGGACCGCGGTCGGCGGACGCGGCACGCTGATCGGGCCGATCATCGGGGCGATCCTCGTGAATGTCGGCAAGAGCTACTTCACCGGTGCCTTTCCCGATCTCTGGCTCTTTGCGCTGGGCGGCCTCTTCATCTTCGTCACGCTGTTCCTGCCCAAGGGCATCGTCGGCACGGTCCAGGCCTATCTCGCGAAACGCAAGGACTATGCCCGCGAGGCGGACAAGGACGCTGCCAATAGCGACGTGAAACCCCAATCGGCCCCCGTGGCTGCGGAGTGA
- the urtB gene encoding urea ABC transporter permease subunit UrtB gives MLIRFITLLFTFLALAAPSYAQSDPKDLLNALGKANFKQTEELIGQIAATGDPRIVPALEAFAEGELFVRKSDGAVFITKAAGSNLAAIDPLTGETVGEEPKSAFTKIRVNNNLRRAIRSALGGLTLLSPDRTVRLSAAQAVLQSPSAENLELVEAALAKETDPEVKSRMEQARAVSVLASDRSIEEKRGAIESVASIGGRPAKSILLSVSGTIDETLRPDLDAAVSKIESQLVVWDAAESVWYGISLGSVLLLAAIGLAITFGVMGIINMAHGEMVMIGAYSTFVVQQVIRTSYPGLFDWSLAIALPVAFLMTALIGLVIERGVIRFLYGRPLETLLATWGISLILQQTVRTIFGPTNQEVGNPSWMSGSFALGGMTITWNRLWIVLFSLTIFFALLALMKKSAFGLQMRAVTQNRRMASSMGIRTPWVDAFTFALGSGIAGIAGVALSQIDNVSPNLGQAYIIDSFMVVVFGGVGNLWGTLVGALSLGILNKFLEPSVGAVLGKILVLVLIILFIQKRPRGLFALKGRAVEA, from the coding sequence ATGCTCATTCGTTTCATCACACTCCTCTTCACCTTCCTCGCACTCGCCGCGCCCTCCTATGCGCAGAGCGATCCGAAGGATCTCCTCAACGCACTCGGCAAGGCCAATTTCAAGCAGACCGAAGAGCTGATCGGGCAGATCGCCGCGACCGGGGATCCGCGCATCGTGCCGGCGCTGGAAGCCTTTGCTGAGGGGGAGCTCTTCGTTCGCAAGTCGGACGGTGCCGTCTTCATCACCAAGGCTGCGGGCAGCAATCTTGCTGCGATCGATCCGCTGACCGGCGAGACTGTCGGCGAGGAGCCGAAAAGCGCCTTTACGAAGATCAGGGTCAACAACAACCTCCGCCGCGCGATCCGTTCTGCGCTTGGCGGTCTGACGCTGCTGAGCCCCGACAGGACTGTGCGTCTCTCTGCCGCCCAGGCGGTGCTGCAGTCTCCGAGTGCCGAAAATCTGGAACTCGTCGAGGCGGCGCTGGCCAAGGAGACTGATCCCGAGGTCAAGTCACGCATGGAGCAGGCGAGGGCCGTCTCCGTTCTCGCTTCGGATCGCTCGATCGAGGAAAAACGTGGTGCGATCGAGTCGGTGGCATCGATCGGCGGGCGTCCGGCAAAAAGCATCCTTCTGTCGGTGTCAGGCACCATTGATGAAACATTGCGGCCTGATCTCGATGCCGCGGTCTCGAAGATCGAAAGCCAGCTGGTGGTCTGGGATGCCGCCGAAAGCGTCTGGTATGGCATTTCGCTCGGATCGGTGCTGCTGCTGGCGGCCATTGGTCTTGCCATCACCTTCGGCGTCATGGGCATCATCAATATGGCGCATGGCGAGATGGTGATGATCGGCGCCTATTCCACCTTCGTGGTGCAGCAGGTCATCCGCACCAGCTATCCCGGGCTCTTCGACTGGTCCCTCGCCATTGCGCTTCCCGTTGCCTTCCTGATGACGGCGCTGATCGGCCTCGTCATCGAGCGCGGCGTCATCCGCTTCCTCTATGGACGGCCGCTCGAAACGCTGCTTGCCACCTGGGGTATCTCGCTGATCCTGCAGCAGACCGTGCGCACCATCTTCGGCCCGACCAACCAGGAAGTGGGCAACCCGTCCTGGATGTCAGGCTCCTTTGCGCTCGGCGGCATGACGATCACCTGGAACCGTCTGTGGATCGTGCTCTTCTCCCTCACCATCTTCTTTGCGCTTCTGGCGCTGATGAAGAAGTCCGCCTTCGGCCTGCAGATGCGCGCCGTCACCCAGAACCGCCGGATGGCGTCTTCCATGGGCATTCGCACGCCTTGGGTCGATGCCTTCACCTTCGCGCTCGGTTCGGGCATTGCCGGTATCGCCGGGGTGGCGCTTTCCCAGATCGACAATGTCTCTCCGAACCTCGGCCAGGCCTATATCATCGACAGTTTCATGGTCGTGGTCTTCGGCGGTGTCGGCAATCTCTGGGGCACGCTGGTCGGCGCCTTGTCACTCGGCATCCTCAACAAGTTCCTTGAACCGTCAGTAGGTGCCGTGCTCGGCAAGATCCTCGTGCTCGTGCTGATCATTCTCTTCATTCAGAAACGACCGCGCGGCCTCTTCGCGCTCAAGGGAAGGGCGGTGGAAGCATGA
- the urtA gene encoding urea ABC transporter substrate-binding protein, with translation MSMKMKLTGALLGAMLSTTAFHGAFAQEDTIKIGVLHSLSGTMAISETTLKDAMLMLVEEQNKKGGILGKKIEAVVVDPASDWPLFAEKARELIEKDKVAAVFGCWTSSSRKSVLPVFEELNSILFYPVQYEGEESSRNIFYTGAAPNQQAIPAVDYLAENEGVERWVLAGTDYVYPQTTNKILKSYLMSKGVAEEDIMINYTPFGHSDWQTIVSDIKKFGSAGKKTAVVSTINGDANVPFYKELGNQGIKAEDIPVVAFSVGEEELAGLDTAPLVGHLAAWNYFQSVDTPANAEFIKTWHAFTGNEKRVTNDPMEAAYIGFNAWVKAVEAAGTTETDAVLDSIIGVAVPNLTGGYSTVMPNHHITKPVLIGEIQADGQFEVVQETPAVVGDEWSDYLPDSKDLIADWRKPMECGNFNVATGKCGGKGS, from the coding sequence ATGTCCATGAAGATGAAACTGACAGGGGCGCTTCTCGGCGCCATGCTGTCGACGACGGCCTTCCACGGCGCATTCGCCCAGGAAGACACGATCAAGATCGGCGTCCTGCACTCGCTGTCCGGCACGATGGCGATCTCGGAAACGACGTTGAAGGACGCCATGCTGATGCTCGTCGAAGAGCAGAACAAGAAGGGTGGCATTCTCGGTAAGAAGATCGAAGCCGTTGTCGTCGACCCGGCGTCCGACTGGCCGCTGTTTGCTGAAAAGGCGCGCGAGCTGATTGAAAAGGACAAGGTTGCGGCCGTCTTCGGTTGCTGGACTTCGTCGTCGCGCAAGTCCGTCCTGCCGGTCTTTGAAGAGCTGAACTCGATCCTCTTCTACCCGGTCCAGTACGAGGGTGAAGAATCCTCGCGCAACATCTTCTACACGGGTGCTGCTCCGAACCAGCAGGCGATCCCGGCCGTTGACTATCTGGCCGAGAACGAAGGCGTCGAGCGCTGGGTTCTCGCGGGCACCGACTACGTCTATCCGCAGACGACCAACAAGATCCTCAAATCCTATCTGATGTCCAAGGGCGTTGCCGAAGAAGACATCATGATCAACTACACGCCGTTCGGTCATTCCGACTGGCAGACCATCGTTTCCGACATCAAGAAGTTCGGTTCGGCCGGCAAGAAGACCGCCGTCGTTTCGACCATCAACGGTGACGCCAACGTTCCCTTCTACAAGGAACTGGGCAACCAGGGCATCAAGGCCGAAGACATCCCGGTCGTCGCCTTCTCCGTTGGTGAGGAAGAGCTCGCCGGTCTCGATACCGCTCCGCTCGTCGGTCACCTTGCCGCCTGGAACTACTTCCAGTCCGTCGACACCCCGGCCAATGCCGAGTTCATCAAGACGTGGCACGCCTTTACCGGCAACGAAAAGCGCGTGACCAATGACCCGATGGAAGCTGCCTATATCGGCTTCAACGCCTGGGTTAAGGCTGTCGAAGCTGCCGGCACCACCGAGACTGATGCCGTTCTCGACTCGATCATCGGTGTTGCCGTTCCGAACCTGACCGGCGGCTACTCGACCGTCATGCCGAACCACCACATCACCAAGCCGGTGCTGATCGGCGAAATCCAGGCCGACGGCCAGTTCGAAGTCGTCCAGGAAACGCCTGCCGTCGTCGGTGACGAGTGGTCCGATTATCTGCCTGATTCCAAGGACCTGATCGCTGATTGGCGCAAGCCAATGGAATGCGGCAACTTCAACGTTGCCACCGGCAAGTGCGGCGGCAAGGGCAGCTGA
- a CDS encoding biliverdin-producing heme oxygenase produces MDFPPRRTALKEATAEAHAALDSLVGSFRTLDDYKCYLAGIAAFRMPVEAWLSEAELPLGLKGYEPHRVHAELQADLSDLNTRPPTDQPPFTPPDGDGIVGLLYVLEGSALGARLLAKRAETLGLSADFGARHLFSQARNFSSWRAFSERMENVGVYDNQAAARWANTAFDYARSAFESALNAECSFR; encoded by the coding sequence ATGGATTTTCCGCCCCGTCGAACTGCTCTCAAAGAGGCGACTGCCGAGGCCCATGCGGCGCTCGATAGCCTCGTCGGCAGTTTCCGGACCCTCGATGACTACAAGTGTTATCTGGCCGGCATAGCAGCCTTCCGCATGCCAGTCGAAGCCTGGCTCTCCGAGGCCGAGCTGCCTCTGGGCCTGAAGGGCTACGAGCCACATCGGGTCCATGCCGAGCTGCAGGCTGATCTTTCTGACTTGAACACTCGCCCGCCGACTGACCAGCCGCCGTTCACGCCTCCAGACGGCGACGGCATCGTCGGACTGCTTTACGTGCTGGAAGGATCGGCGCTCGGCGCCCGTCTCCTTGCCAAGCGCGCGGAAACACTTGGCCTGTCAGCAGATTTCGGGGCGCGACATCTTTTTTCACAAGCTCGGAACTTTTCCAGCTGGCGTGCATTCTCGGAGCGTATGGAGAACGTGGGTGTATACGACAACCAGGCTGCCGCAAGGTGGGCAAACACCGCTTTCGACTATGCCCGTAGTGCCTTCGAAAGCGCCCTGAATGCAGAATGTTCCTTCCGTTGA